The genomic region ACCCGTTCGATGCGGGTGATGCCGTGCTCGGCGAAGTACGCCGCGGCCCGGGTCAGGAACCCTGCCGCGGTCACGCCCTTCTCGTCCGGGTGGATCTCCGCGTAGGCGAGGCGGGTGTGGTCATCGACCACGGCGTGGACGTAATCGAACCCGATCCCACGACCACGAACCTGTTCGCTGCGGCCATGCGCCCGCCAGCCGCCGCCGTCCGGGATCCGGCCGAGCTTCTTCACGTCGACGTGGATCAGGTCGCCGGGATGCTCATGCTCGTACCGGTTTGCCGTCGACCGGGATGCCCGGATCACGGCCCCGGTGACGGGGTCCAACCATGCCAACGGCGGTGCCCCGTGCCGCCGCAGGACGCGGGAGATCGTGCGGGCTGGAACACCGGTCACCGGCGCCAACCGGGCAGGACCTGATCGCAATCGGGTCCTCGCTTCCACGACGGCTCGTTCTCGTTCCGGGCTCGTCCTCGTCGGCACCCGTCTCGGCCTCGAGGACCGGTCCGACAAGCCTTCGAAACCCTCGGACCGGAACCGATTCACCCACCGATGCGCGCACTGACGCGACACACCGAGTTCGCGCGCGACATGCGAGACCGGCCGACGATCCTCGACCACCCGCCGCACGAGGAGAACCCTCCCGTGAACCGTCAGACGAGCATTAGCGTGGGACATCGAGGCCTCCTGGCAGTGGCAGAACTAGACAGCTCCATCAAGCCAGGAGGCCTCCTCACACGCCCCGAAGTGTCACCAACGTCATGGCCGGATACAGCTAGTGCGCGAACATGCGGGCGTTGCCCTCCTCCACCTCCGCGTACTGCCGGGCGGCGGAGCTCAGCGCCTGGTTGATGCTCGCCAGGGCCTCCTCGACGCGCTGCTGCGTGCCCTTCCACTCGGCGACCACGCCCTGGAACGCCGTGGCCGCGCTACCGGACCACGAGCCCTGCAGGTCGGCGAGCTGGCCATGCAGGCCCGCCACCTCCGCCTGGATGCGGCCGATGCTGCCCTGGACGGCCGCGGTCGCCGACAGGACGGCCTCGCTGTCCACCTGGTACCTCGTCATGCGTCTCCTCCTTCTCGTCGTGGGACGGGCGGAGGCTACGCGGCGGTCAGGACGCGGGGGCGGCGGGGGCGCTGGGCATGGAGGTCGTGGACGAGTCGGAGCTGGGGAGGAGGGGCAGGATCACGCGGAAGGTGGCGCCGCCGCCCTCGGTCTCCACGACGTCGACCCTGCCGCGGTGCGCGGCGACGATGGCGGACACGATGGCCAGGCCGAGCCCGCTGCCGCCGGTCTCCCGGGTGCGGGACGTGTCGGCGCGCCAGAAGCGCTGGAAGATCTTCTCCCGGATCTGCGGAGGCACGCCGTCCCCGTGGTCGCGGACTTCGATGCGCGCCTCCCGTGCGGCCTCGTCGACGACGGTCGCCAGCTCGATCGGGCTGCCGGCGGGCGTGAAGCGCACGGCGTTGCCGATGAGGTTGGTCACCACCTGCCGGATCTTGTTCTCCTCCGCCTGGACCATGGCGAACCCCTCCGCGGGGACGGGCGCGTCGTCGTCGTCGGGCCGGACCGGGGCGAGGGCGTCCGTCGCCGTCTCGCCGGGGCGGCGCGAGCGGCGGGCGCGGAACCGGGACAGGGTGGCGCCGGCGAAGGCGATGGGCCCGGTCGCGTCGTTGCCCGGCGTGCCCCCGGTGCCGCGCTGCGCGTCCGACGACTGCTCCTGCGTGGGCTCGAGGCCGTCGGTGTCGAGGGTCGGGCCGACGGGATTGACGAGCATCGGCGGGAGCGCCGTGACGGTGCGGGTCTGGGAGGAGGCCATCGCGTCGAGGGCGGCGTCGCGGGCGATGGGGTAGAGGTCGACAGGCGCGAGCTGCAGCGGCTTGGTCTCGTCCAGTCGCGCGAGCTCCAGGAGGTCCTCCACCAGCCCGCCCATGCGGATGGCCTCCTTCTCGATGCGCTCCATGGCCTGCGACACGTCCTCGGGCGTCTGCAGCGCCCCCATGCGGTACAGCTCGGCGTAGCCGCGAACCGAGACCAACGGCGTCCGGAGCTCGTGGCTGGCGTCGCCGACGAAGCGACGCATCTGGTCGATGGTCTTCGCGCGGTCGGCGAAGGCGCGGTCGATCCGGCTGAGCATCATGTTGAGGGAGCGGTTGAGACGGCCCACCTCGGTGTTCGGGGTCGCGCCTCCGAGGCGCTGGCTGAAGTCGCCGCCCGCGATGGCGGCCGCGGTGCGCTCGACCTCGCGGAGAGGGCCGAACGTGCTGGTCACCAGCATGCGGGTGACCGCGGCGCCGAGCACGACGACGGCGAGGCCGAAGCTCGCGAAGATGACGATGTACGTGGCGACGAGGTCGTCGACCTGCTCGAGCGGGCGTGCGACGACGAGCGTCGAGTACTCCATCGCGTCCGGCGAGGCGTTCTGCGACACCCGGACGATGCCGTGCCACGCCTTCTTGTCCGAGTTGTCCGAGAAGACGACGATCTCGTTGTTGATCTGGGAGGCCCGGGCCAGGTCGAGGCCGAAGACGCGCGGGTGCTCCGCGGAGTCGCCCGTCCAGTTGTCGGCGAGGACGTCGCCCTGGGCGTCGAGGAGGACCACGAACCAGGCCGGATCCGCGGTGGCCACGTCGTCCTGCGTGAACGTGTCCGGCATCGTCGCGTCGGTGTTGAGCACCTTGGGGAGCTGCGTGATGGTCACCCGGAGCTGCGCGTCGAGCTGGCTCACCATCTGCTGGCGCAGCAGGTACATGGTGCCGGCACCGGACACGAGGAGGCCCAGCAGGAGCAGGAGCACCGTGACGCTCGTGATCTTGGTGCGCAGGGAGACGTTGTTCCACTTCTCCGACACGTAGTCGTGCACTGGTCGCACCTCGTGTTCCTGTCTCGCTGACCTGAGTCACGAGGATAGGCGACGCAGCATGTACGAACGGCCGAGCGCTCGCCGAGCGTCCGGCCGTTCGCATGGAGCGGACCCCTCAGGGGCCTTGGAGGGTCAGGACTTGGCGGCCTTGAGCATGTAGCCGAAGCCGCGCTTGGTCTGGATGACGGGCTCCGAGGAGTGCTGGTCGAGCTTGCGGCGCAGGTAGGAGATGTAGGACTCGACGATGCCCGCGTCGCCGTTGAAGTCGTACTCCCACACGTGATCGAGGATCTGGGCCTTCGACAGGACGCGGTTGGGGTTGAGCATGAGGTAGCGCAGGAGCTTGAACTCGGTGGGGCTCAGCTCGATGGGCTCCTCGCCGACGAGGACCTCGTGCGTGTCCTGGTCCATCGTGAGCTCGCCGGCGCGGATGATCGCGTCCTCGTCCGCGTGCATCGTGCGGCGGAGGATCGCCTTGATGCGCGCCACGATCTCGTCGAGGCTGAACGGCTTGGTGACGTAGTCGTCGCCGCCGACGGTGAGGCCCGTGATCTTGTCCTCGGTATCGTCCTTCGCCGTGAGGAAGAGGATGGGCGCCGTGTAGCCGGCGGCGCGGAGGCGCTTGGTGACGCCGAAGCCGTTCATGTCCGGCAGCATCACGTCGAGGATGATGAGGTCGGGCTCCTCCTCGAGGACGGCCGAGATGGCCTGGGCGCCGTTGCCGACGGCACGGACCGCGAACCCGGCGAACCGGAGGCTCGTGGTCAGCAGGTCGCGGATGTTGGGTTCGTCATCGACGATAAGGATCTTCGGGCCATCGCTC from Clavibacter michiganensis subsp. insidiosus harbors:
- a CDS encoding sensor histidine kinase, with amino-acid sequence MRPVHDYVSEKWNNVSLRTKITSVTVLLLLLGLLVSGAGTMYLLRQQMVSQLDAQLRVTITQLPKVLNTDATMPDTFTQDDVATADPAWFVVLLDAQGDVLADNWTGDSAEHPRVFGLDLARASQINNEIVVFSDNSDKKAWHGIVRVSQNASPDAMEYSTLVVARPLEQVDDLVATYIVIFASFGLAVVVLGAAVTRMLVTSTFGPLREVERTAAAIAGGDFSQRLGGATPNTEVGRLNRSLNMMLSRIDRAFADRAKTIDQMRRFVGDASHELRTPLVSVRGYAELYRMGALQTPEDVSQAMERIEKEAIRMGGLVEDLLELARLDETKPLQLAPVDLYPIARDAALDAMASSQTRTVTALPPMLVNPVGPTLDTDGLEPTQEQSSDAQRGTGGTPGNDATGPIAFAGATLSRFRARRSRRPGETATDALAPVRPDDDDAPVPAEGFAMVQAEENKIRQVVTNLIGNAVRFTPAGSPIELATVVDEAAREARIEVRDHGDGVPPQIREKIFQRFWRADTSRTRETGGSGLGLAIVSAIVAAHRGRVDVVETEGGGATFRVILPLLPSSDSSTTSMPSAPAAPAS
- a CDS encoding WXG100 family type VII secretion target; translation: MTRYQVDSEAVLSATAAVQGSIGRIQAEVAGLHGQLADLQGSWSGSAATAFQGVVAEWKGTQQRVEEALASINQALSSAARQYAEVEEGNARMFAH
- a CDS encoding response regulator transcription factor; translated protein: MSDGPKILIVDDEPNIRDLLTTSLRFAGFAVRAVGNGAQAISAVLEEEPDLIILDVMLPDMNGFGVTKRLRAAGYTAPILFLTAKDDTEDKITGLTVGGDDYVTKPFSLDEIVARIKAILRRTMHADEDAIIRAGELTMDQDTHEVLVGEEPIELSPTEFKLLRYLMLNPNRVLSKAQILDHVWEYDFNGDAGIVESYISYLRRKLDQHSSEPVIQTKRGFGYMLKAAKS
- a CDS encoding IS481-like element IS1122 family transposase, whose translation is MSHANARLTVHGRVLLVRRVVEDRRPVSHVARELGVSRQCAHRWVNRFRSEGFEGLSDRSSRPRRVPTRTSPERERAVVEARTRLRSGPARLAPVTGVPARTISRVLRRHGAPPLAWLDPVTGAVIRASRSTANRYEHEHPGDLIHVDVKKLGRIPDGGGWRAHGRSEQVRGRGIGFDYVHAVVDDHTRLAYAEIHPDEKGVTAAGFLTRAAAYFAEHGITRIERVLTDNAFAYRHSAAFQNAVTQLGARQKFIRPHCPWQNGKVERFNRTLATEWAYRQPFTSNQARTDALDPWIQHYNTERIHSSHGLTPAARESPTS